The following DNA comes from Chrysiogenes arsenatis DSM 11915.
CCAATCTTGACCCACTCGACTTTGCTCAGGAAGGGCATCGTTTAGAGTTTGCCGAACCGGGCAATCCCGACTCACCGCTCATGTTTAAAGGGGTTGTGTACAACGAAATGAAAGGGGCGATGAGCTCTCCTTCCAGCATCCTCTGGCAATCGCTTACCCGCTACCTATTCCCGACAACCACCTATCATCACAATAGCGGCGGCGATCCTGAATGTATCGTCGACCTGAGCTATACCGATTTGGTCGCGTTCTATCGTACCCACTACCACCCCACCAATGCCGTTTTTATGACGTATGGCAATATCCCTGCGTCAGAACACCAGCAGATCTTTCAGGAGCGCGTACTCCACCGCTTTGAAAAGCTTGACGAAATCATCACCGTTCCTGCCGAAAAGCGGTATCACGCGCCCGTGCGGGTCGAAGAAAGCTACCCGCTGAGTGACGATGCTATGGAAGGGAAAACACATATCGTCCTCGGATGGTTAATTGGTTCCGGCGTTGATCTGGAAACCTCGCTGCGCGCCGAACTGCTGGCAGATGTTTTGCTCGACAACAGTGGTTCGCCGCTGCTGCACGCACTGGAAACATCGGATCTTGGCAGCTCGCCATCGCCCCTCTGCGGTCTCGAAGATTCGCACCGCGAAATGGTATTTGCCTGCGGACTCGAAGGGAGCGACCCTGAACATGCCGCTGCCGTAGAACAACTGATCTACGACGTGCTACGCGATGTGGCCGAAAACGGCGTTGCGCCGGAACTGGTCGAAGCCGTGCTGCATCAAATCGAACTCGGTCAGCGCGAAATCAGTGGCGATAGCTACCCGTACGGCCTGCAACTCATCCTTGGCACGATGGGGCAAGCCGTGCATCGTGGCGATGTCGCCGGCGCGCTCAACATTGATCGCGTCCTGGTTAAACTGCGTCAAGAAGCGCAAAGTCCCGATTTTATCCCATCGCTCGTACGACAATTCCTGCTGGATAATCCCCACATGGTGCGCCTGACGCTCAAGCCCGACACAGGATTTGGCGAGCGGCGTGACGCCGCCGAAACCCACCGCCTTAATGCCATTAAAACGCAACTGACGGCAGAACAAAAAACGGAGCTTATTGAGCTTGCCGCGCAGTTAAGCGCCAGACAAGAGCGAAAACTTGACCCCGAAACACTCCCCAAAGTTGGGCTTGAAGACGTGCCCGCCACACTGCCTGTTTTTCATGGCGAAACACTTGCGGGAACCATCCCCGCCACACGCTATAGCGCCGGAACCAACGGCCTCGTGTATGCCCAGCTCATTGTCGATCTCCCGCAGCTTGACGACGAACTTCTCAACCTGCTCCCTTACTACTCCGTTTTACTCACCGAACTTGGCATCGGTGCGCGCGACTACCGCGAAGCCCAAGTCTGGCAATCGCGCGTGTGTGGCGGCATTCACGCCCATACCAACGTGCGCGGCGCTATCGATGACGTGCAGAGCATCAAAGGACACTTTATCATCGGCACCAAAGCCTTGGCGCGCAATTGCCAACCGATGACCGAACTGATGGTGGAAATGTTCCAACATGTCCGTTTTGATGAACTCGATCATATCCATGAAGTTATTTCGCAACTCAAAGCCAGCCAAATGCAAAGTGTGACGGGTAGCGGGCATACACTGGCTATGCTGGCAGCCAGCAGCGGCATGAGTCCCGTAGCGGCCTTGTCGCATCGCCTGCGCGGGCTGGCAGGCATTCGCCATACGAAAATCATTGAACAAAAACTGGAAAACAACGATGCGCTGGCCGCCTTTGCCGCTGGACTGGCGGAAATTCACCGCCGCATTCAAGCCGCGCCGCGTCAAATCCTTCTCATCGGCGAAGATGAAATACTCCAAAGTGCTACGCCGCAAGTCTGCTCGCTCTGGGAAAACAGCGGACTGCAACAGGCGCCATATCAACCATTTGCCTTGTCCGCCGTCAGACAAACCAGCCGTCAAGG
Coding sequences within:
- a CDS encoding insulinase family protein, with the translated sequence MTIAHESFEWIRSETIDSLKLTVVEYRHRVTGAQHFHFDAPENPENVFLVALRTVPTDSTGVAHILEHTALCGSEKYPVRDPFFMMIRRSLNTFMNAFTSSDWTAYPFASQNRKDFANLLDVYLDAVFFANLDPLDFAQEGHRLEFAEPGNPDSPLMFKGVVYNEMKGAMSSPSSILWQSLTRYLFPTTTYHHNSGGDPECIVDLSYTDLVAFYRTHYHPTNAVFMTYGNIPASEHQQIFQERVLHRFEKLDEIITVPAEKRYHAPVRVEESYPLSDDAMEGKTHIVLGWLIGSGVDLETSLRAELLADVLLDNSGSPLLHALETSDLGSSPSPLCGLEDSHREMVFACGLEGSDPEHAAAVEQLIYDVLRDVAENGVAPELVEAVLHQIELGQREISGDSYPYGLQLILGTMGQAVHRGDVAGALNIDRVLVKLRQEAQSPDFIPSLVRQFLLDNPHMVRLTLKPDTGFGERRDAAETHRLNAIKTQLTAEQKTELIELAAQLSARQERKLDPETLPKVGLEDVPATLPVFHGETLAGTIPATRYSAGTNGLVYAQLIVDLPQLDDELLNLLPYYSVLLTELGIGARDYREAQVWQSRVCGGIHAHTNVRGAIDDVQSIKGHFIIGTKALARNCQPMTELMVEMFQHVRFDELDHIHEVISQLKASQMQSVTGSGHTLAMLAASSGMSPVAALSHRLRGLAGIRHTKIIEQKLENNDALAAFAAGLAEIHRRIQAAPRQILLIGEDEILQSATPQVCSLWENSGLQQAPYQPFALSAVRQTSRQGWLTNTQVNFCAKAYPTVPVDHPDAPVLSVLGGFLRNGYLHRAIREQGGAYGGGANQDSDVAAFRFYSYRDPRMEETLADFDQSVQWLLQEQHEWRHVEEAILGVIGNMDKPGSPAGEAKKAFHNQLLGRTPEQRQRYRERVLSVTLDDLQRVASTYLQPEAASMAVVSRVENGEKLRKLGLETTTLV